TTTATGCCAGTTACGATGCCAATCGAAATCCGTGGTCGAAATTTTTGGTTGGCGCCATAGTCTTGGGTGGATTGGCGCTGGTCGATATTTTGATTTTGGGGAAATACAGGGCCGGCGCAGGTCATAACGAGGCGGCTTTTGGATTTCACGCATTGGCCATGACTTCCGTCATCCTCGCGTCATACCATCGCTTTAATCGGATCCGGTTTGGGAGAATATATTTTTTGCTCGGTCTTTTTATGGGGATTTGCGCTATGTTCCTGTCCGGAACACGGAGCAGTTGGCTGGCGGGGATCGGTGTCTTGATCGTCGTCGTAATTTTTTATCTCGACCGTTATCCTTTATACAAACGAATTCTCGTTTCAATTGCTCTTATCGCTAGCATTTCAGTAGTGGGGATGTCGATACCGCTGGTGCAGCAAAGAGTTGATAACATGATTCAAATCATGACTCCACTCCTCAAAGGTGAAGATCTAACTGATTTGGACAGTTTGAGTGCGCGCCTCATAGGCTGGAAGGCTGGCTGGCGTATGGGTAAATCGGAAATTTGGCTTGGAATTGGGCCTGGCAATGTCAAACGAACCCTGAGGGCTTATGGACGGGAATATCCTGAGCTCAAAGGTGCCGAAACTTTGAACCATATTCACAATCAGTTTCTGCAAACTTTTGCGATGAGCGGGATCATTGGGCTATGTTCCTTGATGACCCTGGTACTTTGCCACCTGTGGATTTTTACCAAATATCTGGGGCGACATTATGACAACGAGATACGCAGCCTCGCCCTTGGCGGATTTCTGCTACTGGTTGCATACTTGATTTACTCCTTTAGCGCGGTACCATTTTACGGCAAGCAATATATGCTGATGTACGCATTTTCCAGCGCAACTATCTGGGGTAGCTTACTCGGGGCCTTACGAGAATCGAAGCCGAAAACAGATGAGTGACGGATGCAGTTCAAGCTAAAAGCCTTGATCAGAACAGTGCGTTACTTGGGCCGGCGTTAACACGGTTCGCTATGCCGTTTCGGGGTGAGGAAGTTTCTCCCTCACGGGTTCAAGTTTCCGGTGGTGGGCAAGATAAAGTGGTTGGTGGGAGATTGCTTTTTAACTCCGAGTGCCAGGTAGGTAATTGTTATCCTCGCCAATTAATCCGTGTAATTCGCAGGATCAATCGAATTTACCAGAGGCGAAATGAGTGCAGCCCGGATAAACCGTATTTCCGCTTAAATAGACAAGCATGATCACTCTGGTCATTGGTCTGATTATATCGGGCCGCATCGAGCAATTGCGTTTATCGATAAAATACTTTATACCGGGCTGGCAGAAAAGACGCTCTCATGGCCCTGACAGTCTCGGAAATTGCTAAGGTTATGATTACGGGCTAACATTGCGCGTCTTTTACTTAATTGTCTAACCGATAAATCACAAAATTTCATTCCATGAAACCTTACCAGACACTAAAATTGCAGTCGCTTGCGATTGCCGCGCTGTTTATTGTGATTACGCTGATCGGAGCCCAGTTTTTTTCTCTTTTCTGGGTAATTTTGATTACTGCCTCGGCTGCAATCGTTGCCTTAAGCTGGCGTATGTTTCGTGCGCTACATCGGCAGATTGAAATCCAGCAATTCAGAGTCTTTCGCCAGTCCGAAGCGCTTATCGGCCTTTATGGAACGCTGGACATAAAACTTCCCCTGCCACAAACACGCCATCGTGCCGCGTCTCCGGACTTCTTGCATTTAATGGCCAGGGAAATATTCCGGATTCGACCCGAGCTTATTATCGAGGCTGGCAGCGGAACCTCTACGCTGGTCGCCGCCTACTGCCTCAAGAAGTTGGGCCGCGGTAAAATAATCTCGCTCGATCATATGGACAAGTACGCGGATATCAGCAGACAAGCGATAAAATCACATGGCCTCGATGGTTTTGCCGATGTGTTGTATGCGCCAATAAAGGAATATGATATCGATGGTAAAACGTATCCATGGTATGACGACATCGATCTGAAAACTATCGATCAAATCGATATGCTCATAGTCGATGGTCCACCAAGAAACGTGGCGATAGATGCCAGGTATCCTGCCGTTCCATTGCTGATTGACAAATTACATAAGAACTCGATTGTATTACTGGACGACGGCGCGCGTCCGGGAGAGCGGAATAATGTATCGAAGTGGAAGCAAAAGTATAGTTTGCACTATTCGTCAGAGCCGACGGAAAAAGGCGCATTCTCCTGCCATTTTTCTAATTCGTGAGGACTTCTCCTCGTTGCGTGTTATCTTCGGTAATAGCACTAATTGCAGCCACACGAATCGATAAAATTCCGAATGAAGAATCCTTCCGCCGAACAGATCGCAGACTTGCAGCAGTCGCTGTCGATGCCGGCCGATATTCAGATTACCGGATACCTGGGTACCGGCGCCCGCGCACATGTATTCCGGGCTAAACTGGGCCAGGATAGCGTTATAGCCAAGGTTTATCGTGAAACGGCTGCGCAGAAATATCGGCATAAGTACGGAACCGACATCGCCGAATTTGAGTATCTGCGCAATCAATCGCTGTTTGCGTTGACGCCGATTAGAAAACATGTTGCGCGGCCTTATCGCGTGTACCCTGATGCAAGTGAGTACACGCACTGCATAATTCAGGAGTATGTCTCGGGCCGTACGCTGAAAGATTTGGTCATCGAACTGGGCCATCTGCCGCGGGAAGTGCTCAATGCGGGGTACCGTGTTGTCCAACAGGCCGAGGCACACGGGGTACATGATCTCGATATAAGTTCGAAGAATGTGAGGATCATCGAGCAGGATGGGGAACTGGTTCTGAAACTGTACGATTTCAACTTGATGCCGCAATACCTGCACGCACCAAATCCGTTTCTGTGGCTGGCTCTCAAGCTGGGTTTACGCAGCCGCTCCCACCGCGACTACCGTAATCTCAGAAAATGGGAGCAACGAGGACAAAATGCGCGCTTGCCCGGAAATCAAAGCTCACTTTGAACGATACACTATGAATTACAAAAGGCCAGAAACGAAAGCAGTATTCCCTACCGAAGCGATAGACAGGTGAAGCAGGCGTTCAGGCTAAAAACATTTGTCCGTAAACTCCGTTTCAACGGTTCGAGATATCATTGCCCAATTTGTGCTTCGAATCTCAGGTGCCTCAGGCCCAAGGGCTTCAACTTCCCGGTGCTGTCGGAGAAGGCAGTGATCGGCGGTGGATACCGTCTCAACGCCCAGTGCCCGGTTTGCAAATCAACCGACCGGGAGCGACTTTTATATCTCTACCTGTCGAAAAGAACCGACGTTTTCAAGGATCGGGTTAAGTTGCTGCATGTAGCACCCGAGCCGGGATTAAGTGCGTGCTTTAAAAATTCCCTCAACATTGACTACCTGACAGCAGACATCAGCTCGAGTGAGGTAATGGTAAAAATGGATATTACCGATATTGGCTACCCTGATGGATCGTTTGACATCATTATCTGTAATCACGTACTGGAGCATATTATCGACGATATCAAGGCGATGCGGGAGCTGTGTCGTGTTCTAAAGCCAGGGGGGTGGGGCATTTTACAGGTACCGATATCCCTGGTTCTTGAGCAAACCTTTGAGGATTTCTCCGTCACGGAACCCGCCGCAAGAGAAGAGGTGTTCGGACAGTCGGATCATGTGCGTATCTACGCCATGGATTACGTCGAGCGCCTGAATCGCTCCGGCTTTGCGGTCAAGTTGTTCAACTGGTGGGAAGATCCAGAACTGGTCGGCGTAGACAACCGCTACGGCTTGCTACAGGATGAGTCGCTGTTTCTCGTTACTAAACCGGCTGTCGAGAGTTAGAAATATACTTTCGTGGACGTTGTAATAGTCCGCTCATACACAATTCCGTGCAGAAATCGAGGGTTACTAAATATAAAAGCCTTAACTAACAAATAGTCAAGGCTTTGAATTGGTGGATACGTCAACTACCGAATCACGGTCCCGCCCATTTATTCTCGCCCGAGAAACCCTGTATTAATCCGTAATCGTTAATTTAGTACTTTATCTGCATAACTCTGTGCTCGAAGTCAGTTCGAGCCTGTTTGAATTCCGGTGTATAACGCCCATTTCTCGGTGTTAAACGGATGTAGTCGCGTAGAATTAGATCCGCGCGTTTTGCTCTGTAGGTTTTCAGGTAGGGGTAGATCTGGTTTAGCAATGCCAGGGCTTGCCGATTGGAGATGGCATATGTGTAGCTTGGGGTGTGGTGAGATTGGTAGGTTCTCTTACCGGTAATCTTACCGGCACCGACTGAATCAAGCACATATTCAAGCAGGGGGCGTTCGGTGTTGCTGATACTGATCACCAGCTGACGGTTTTCCGATTTATGACGACGAGATAAGGCGACTGTCCCCTCGCCATCAATTATGCCGGCAATATAGGCTGCATCAGTGAGATCCAGCAGTTTTGCTTCCTTGTACACGCACTAATTCTCTTTTTGTTCTCAACAAGAAAAGTATCATTAAATCAAAGAAAAAGGAAACCCTGGCCTTTAATTCGGCCAGGGTAAGTTTGGTGGAGACGGCGGGACAGCTTATCCACATTTTTCAATGTGGGCTGGACTATTCCTTCACCTGCCAAAACTCGACAGGGGAGAGCGTGTTGTGGACCTTTGTCCACCCTAGT
The DNA window shown above is from Gammaproteobacteria bacterium and carries:
- a CDS encoding class I SAM-dependent methyltransferase, yielding MIGGGYRLNAQCPVCKSTDRERLLYLYLSKRTDVFKDRVKLLHVAPEPGLSACFKNSLNIDYLTADISSSEVMVKMDITDIGYPDGSFDIIICNHVLEHIIDDIKAMRELCRVLKPGGWGILQVPISLVLEQTFEDFSVTEPAAREEVFGQSDHVRIYAMDYVERLNRSGFAVKLFNWWEDPELVGVDNRYGLLQDESLFLVTKPAVES
- a CDS encoding class I SAM-dependent methyltransferase: MKPYQTLKLQSLAIAALFIVITLIGAQFFSLFWVILITASAAIVALSWRMFRALHRQIEIQQFRVFRQSEALIGLYGTLDIKLPLPQTRHRAASPDFLHLMAREIFRIRPELIIEAGSGTSTLVAAYCLKKLGRGKIISLDHMDKYADISRQAIKSHGLDGFADVLYAPIKEYDIDGKTYPWYDDIDLKTIDQIDMLIVDGPPRNVAIDARYPAVPLLIDKLHKNSIVLLDDGARPGERNNVSKWKQKYSLHYSSEPTEKGAFSCHFSNS
- a CDS encoding LAGLIDADG family homing endonuclease, whose product is MYKEAKLLDLTDAAYIAGIIDGEGTVALSRRHKSENRQLVISISNTERPLLEYVLDSVGAGKITGKRTYQSHHTPSYTYAISNRQALALLNQIYPYLKTYRAKRADLILRDYIRLTPRNGRYTPEFKQARTDFEHRVMQIKY
- a CDS encoding O-antigen ligase family protein, yielding MSSVEPLLNGIAVFILATIFLFWDASRAVFVLLSLAALGFLIRYRPQLPREQRFYSWPIIAYVGATCLALAYDGFPDRGANILVSRFFLLLLAIPVASLFYASYDANRNPWSKFLVGAIVLGGLALVDILILGKYRAGAGHNEAAFGFHALAMTSVILASYHRFNRIRFGRIYFLLGLFMGICAMFLSGTRSSWLAGIGVLIVVVIFYLDRYPLYKRILVSIALIASISVVGMSIPLVQQRVDNMIQIMTPLLKGEDLTDLDSLSARLIGWKAGWRMGKSEIWLGIGPGNVKRTLRAYGREYPELKGAETLNHIHNQFLQTFAMSGIIGLCSLMTLVLCHLWIFTKYLGRHYDNEIRSLALGGFLLLVAYLIYSFSAVPFYGKQYMLMYAFSSATIWGSLLGALRESKPKTDE